One Dromiciops gliroides isolate mDroGli1 chromosome 3, mDroGli1.pri, whole genome shotgun sequence DNA segment encodes these proteins:
- the LOC122747504 gene encoding 60S acidic ribosomal protein P1-like, whose product MAISKLACIYSALILQDDEVTVMEDKINALFKTAGVNFEPFWPGLFAKALNNVNIASLIFKVGVGGPAPAAGGASPAEGAVPASTTSPAEEKKKEEAKNEESKESDDDMDFGLFD is encoded by the coding sequence ATGGCCATCTCCAAACTTGCTTGCATCTACTCTGCTCTCATTCTTCAAGATGATGAGGTTACAGTCATGGAGGATAAAATTAATGCCCTCTTTAAAACAGCAGGTGTAAATTTTGAACCATTCTGGCCTGGATTATTTGCAAAGGCCCTGAACAATGTAAACATTGCAAGTCTCATCTTCAAGGTAGGAGTTGGTGGACCTGCCCCAGCAGCTGGTGGTGCTTCTCCTGCTGAAGGTGCTGTTCCTGCCAGCACAACTTCCCCagctgaggagaagaagaaagaggaagcaaaaaatgaagaatccaaggagtctgatgatgacatggactttggtctgtttgactaa